Genomic DNA from Prunus persica cultivar Lovell chromosome G1, Prunus_persica_NCBIv2, whole genome shotgun sequence:
tatatacttcatactaaaatcccataaatcaaattttcttatttgatgtgtaaggaataaaagctgccaaaaattatcttgagaacaATTATGATTGCAACCAATAAGCAATATAATTCTTGACATATgtgatataaatatatataaatttttcatatgtattgtaagtttgaattttttgttctttataaTTTGTAAGAGGCCCCCACACACATAAAATTCTAGCTTTGTCACTAGGTGCAATGGCTATGAGGGCCCTTGGTCTGGTGTCCGTGTTGGCTACCAAACTGTACACCACGAAGACTGGTTTGTCCTTTGCCCTTGATGCGTCGTTCGAGGCACTGCTTCTTGAGTCGAATAGCCTCCAAGCAGTCAAGCTAGTGAACTCAAATGATGAGTGTTTTGTGGAAGAGGGTGGATTAGTTGATGAGATTCGAAGATATCTGCACTCGACACCACAAGTGGTGGTCTCACATATCTCTCAAAAATGCAAATATGGTGGCTCATCAGCTGGCCAAGTTTAGTCTCCGTCATGGAGGACTTGGTTTTTGGTTGGATGTTGGGCCCCCATGGCTAATGGATTATGCGCAGGGTGTGATAGTCCTGTTGTGtgattttcttgtttgtttgattGCTTTATGGGCATGTGTGGCACTTTTTCTTATCTGAAGTTTTGTCTCATTGGGTTTTCTTCAGGAAGGTTTTAACAAGGCCACTCTAATGCATaaccaaggtctaaaatatcggtgatatcggaaatatcggtagtccaaaaacatagaaatttcgatggaaatatcgggatattatcaatatcgataaaaattgaataaaaaccacaaaaattgtaaaaaaaaacttgaaaatttttattgaaactttggaggatgcttatttagtcaattatctattagtttatcacaaaaaattagaaggaaatgcattgcatgatggatttaactaatttaaattgattatataacgagctgacaaacactgtgagtgtagaaaatatgtagtaattaatgaaagaagattaaacacaccacaatcatttatatataatgatttactacaatattttacattttatacattgcatggtaagatacataagtgacttagtaccacatagagttcctatgaggctcaaaattttcacatctctatgtgtaaagtaagtgtattgtgaagagtagtcatcaaatgataaatccccaaaatagttttgcatgtaattgttaacatgccACCCATATGGATCCGAGATTGGTTGACGCTGTCCATgagcaaaatcatttgaagattGAGTCTTGGATTCTTTCCATGAACTGCTCGATTCCTTCCCAAAAGGAATGAGATATGAAGTTTAAGGAAATGGTTGGTTATGAGTATAATCATAGTTACTACTTCCCACTCCAACAGAGTCCGAAGTTATAGATAACAAATCATCTTCTTAACTTGACAAAAGAGCCTTGCCTCTTTCTCTACGAGTAAACAGTGCAGAATGGCCCccatttttatacaaattaagaagaaattGGTTTCAAGAGTCTCATTTTTATacctcccaaaaaaaaaaattaatgatataCATGTGTGAACTTTGTCAAAGTAAGAAATGTAAGGTCCATCATTCCGTGCCTGTCCATGTCTCAATattcagaagaaaaaagaacttatCACTTGGACGCCACAATACAAAGCAAACCAAGGATGACTAATTTTACAAGAGGAAACACCTTGAATcccctttgtgtttttttcccttttttttttccttttttttttccttttttttttcattacatcgatattttcgatattttagcgatattatagcgatattataacaaaatattgctgaagtgtgagcgaaattatcgacgtcgatattttccaatattatcgtcgatattCTCGATATACGTTTCGAAATATCCGTAATTCAAAAAAACGATAATATCCTTGATATTTCGtcaatattatcgatattttagactataTGCATAACTAAAACTTGTATTGGTTTGTTTGGATTaatggaattctgattttttttttttcccgaaaaACAAACGTACGTAGTACCAACAGAAGgaacaaaacataataaagCTAGACCCTTCTCTACAAACAGTTTCAAGGATGAAATTCATTTGAGCACAAATATTACTATGACTAAATTGTAGCAATAGTCCCTGGACTAAGACCAAACTTTACTTTTCGTCCCGCATATTGCTAAATTGTTACGGTGCTACTTTAATTATGCCTCTATTTTTAGAAATTGTCATTTCCATCATTTCAGAGAGGAGATTTTCCCCCGATCCACCCAAACACCCAAATTTCTTCTCCCCCACATAAAAGACACCAAGTCCCAAATGACCCAAAACCCATCACCGCCACAAACCCACAagcacaagaagaagaaaattcaaacaGTCCAAGTGGGGCTGCAAGGCTCTTGGTTTgttcacagagagagagagagagagagagagagagagagagagaattgaagCATCATTGGCCCCAAGTAATTTCAaatcctttttcttctatttaaattaattagaagAACTAggaactatatatatacatgataACATTCACACAAAACATAAAGCTGCTATGAGAAATGAGGGCCGGTGTTGAACCTATAGGCCATACGAAGTTGATGCATTTCCGGTGCTTTTGACTTTTGCAACCAGCATAGGCTTCCTACTACTATGACCCATTGAAAACCTATAAAACTTGATTATGTTTTTCCTAGTTTGTTCCATAAGTAAAATGCTCTCCTGATGATTGGATCAGCTGAAAATCCTTCCGCATATGCACTTATAGCCGTTAAGAGGCTCGTGAATTTCTCCCCATTGTCCTGTAACCACCCAAAATTCTGAATCAATACTCATGAACAAGCACAAACATTAATTAGTTTATCGTGTCAGTTGTAAGAAGATTTAGTTTTGCATACTAACCGCACGTGTTCATGTTTAGATTAGTTAAGCAGGATATAGATGAAATTCAaccgttttgtatttttatatataatttgaacaTTGATAAGCTTAGTGGTTTCTGGAAGCTGTTAATAATTCGAGCAACATCTAAGGATATCTTAAAATTTGAAGATAACTAAGTAGAGAGATATTACGCAACACTAAACCACAAATTAAGTGTGGTCAATTAATTTACTATTTGgaatcaaacaagaaaagtGATGTATTCAGATGACTTGCTTTGGGTTTGTCTTAACTGTActccaaattttttgtttgaaaaagattTGTATTATTAAAATTGCACAAACCTCAGGCTTTTGAAATGCCAGATCATTTGTGGTGAAAGGTACCATGTAGAATGGAAGATCAGAACGTAATAGTGCCTGTCATTATATAGAGCAATTACATATCAAAACAATGTTACGTTGTTAGACAGTACTAGCCATATGAATGAAAATGACATCAAATAGATGGTTACTCAAACCAGAAAAAAGTCAATCTGTACAAACAAGCTTGTGAAGATTAAACTTGGAAGATTAATATATACGGCTGAGACTGGTCATGTATGGATTCAAGCTTTGGAAGGAAGCTATAACTTGAATTGGCAGttcaacagaaaaaataataaaactggcttttttcaaaaaccaAGCTTGCGCAGTTCATGAGCAGCTTTGTTTGTAGCCCCATAAGGATGTTTTACAAGGGCACATCAATCAATCCctcacaaaaacaaacatacattAAGAATGTACTCTAAGGTGATTATAACAGATTCCAAATTTACAATgcattcttcttttcttctgatttatcagaaattaaaacaaataaaaaatcactttcTAACACTTCATTTTTAAGATAAATACGTGCTTATATATAGGGACATTGTCCAATAAGTATTTAAGTTAAGGATTGGTTACATACTCCTAATCTCGGCCATTAGATTGCATCTAAGAGACTACCAACACATTTAATGAATGCAATCCAACGGTCAAGATTAGAAGCGTGTAACCAAtcttaacataaaatacatatatatatatatatatatgaaagaacaaaacagtatcttttttcttttttatttatttatgataaaTACGTGATTTAAATAGGAAACCCCCATTCCCATCCCTCCCCtacaaagaaacccaaaaccgaaaaaataaaaataagaagaagaaagaatgcTAGAACAGAAAAATACATCAAGCGAATGTTGATATGATTACCAAGTTCTTGCTCAAGACAGCCTGATCAGCACTTGTTATCAAGATCTACAGGGAAAAACCAGGCATAGCATTGTCAGTTAGCCATTATAAGTTCTGAACACTTATGAATTGGCTTGCAGGTAATGTCTTTCCATGCCATTTAAAGGCAAAGGaggacaacaaaaaaaaaaattaacaataacaataaagCATACACTTAATCTATAATACTGCAGCAAAGCATACACCCTGTGGCTACCAGGATTAGTTCTAAACAGTTTGTCTGACTATAAATTTTGCTACACCCTGCATGtcatattttattgttttttttttttttcccgtttaaaaaaaatacttaaattcttttcttgtAACTCAGTGGTGGATTCCTTATCCAAGAATTGCAGTTATCTTGTTTCTCttcagaaagaaaattttatctcaccatatatctttattttgttaatttggATTTATCAATTTTCTGacacaacaatatcaaatgaTTATACTATATCAACCAATATGTTTCTAATATTGTATGATATCCTCAGTAATCCAAGGAAGCTTTTCTGTGCACATGAAAAACAAACTGAAGCATTAGAAGAGTTCAAACTCTGATTGATGGTGCCAACAGGGTCAACCAATCAGAAATAATCTCCTAGCTTAGTTCCACCTCAGCTTATCTCCCTAAAATTATACtagcttttctttctttttttatcatcAAAAAGCTGATATACAAATGAAATGTTATTGTACAAAGCATTTAATTACTGTGGTATTACCTTTCTGATTCGTTCCTCTTCAACTTGATCAACACAGTGCAAAAGATTCTCCAATGTGCCTGTCCACAGAAATGAGATTTATTATTAGCATATTAAGCATTACTGTCTCTGTATCAAGGAATTAACTGAGGAAAAGTATTGAGTTTATAAAAAGACATGTAAACTTAGGTgaccaaagaagaaaattgtgCACATAGAAAGACCTGTAAACAGTCAAGTATATTAAAAGACATCTGTATATTGCTTTGATGGAAAAAACGGTAAACTAGAAAAAGAGTATGAACATCGTAAAAATTTAGCTTTACTTCAGTTAGCAAGAGGACTGCACATTAATAGAATGGTGTATTCATTCTCAGAATCCTAGGTAGATACAGCCCAGCAACACATTAAGCAGCTGGGACCTCATGAAAGATTCCATACTGCTAGAACCAAGCGAGTTCATTTccaaatgaaagtaaaaggatGGTATATTGACGCACCAAATTTAGTGATGAGTTGCACAGCATGAACGTTTCCGATTCCATCAACTCCTGCAATTATAACAACCAAGTTTTGAGAGACAAACTTTAATGCTCCTTTTCCTCTCAGAAATATAAAGGAGAAATCTGGTTAAGAGTTCCAGAATCCTTTTCCAAGCCGAGTTTAATGTTATTACAAGCCATTGTCATTCAATAGAGCTCCATTTTTCCCCCGAATGAAAGtagatttctctctcaagTCATCAGTACGATGCCAAGAGAATTTACGAAGATATCTAGGACCTtcattcaaaacgaacttAATTACAATATTCTTAAATAAATGCTCTCTTACATTTCCATTGTTAATATGGAAGAAAGAGATGCATGGTTATAATTACTCGTCATTTTTCAATACTAgacattaatatttttatgcattttttcacactaaataaggaaaaatgtaatatctttttcttcctatttcatttgaattttcagaaaatgaaaagcaaataacctggaatattaTCGCATTTGTCACCAACAAGTGAGATCACATCAACAAACTGAGAAGGTTGAAGGCTTCCATATTTTATAGCAAATTCTTCCATGCCAAATGAAACCATACTGAGAAAACAATAAACATATATCAGAGTCCAAACTCTACTAAgccaaataataaataaaaaataagacaatcaaaataaatgaaaattatgccTACAAAGTTTCAcacttcaatttttattgttttaacaAGAAACGCAAACGTAGAACACAAGGGAAAGGTGCACCCTGGAGTTCACCCAAGTAAAGATTCAACAATACAGAAACCAatgagaacaaaattaattaacagcATCCCCAGTTAGAATAAATAGCCTGAAAGGACCAGTCCTTTAAATCTAAAGAACCTAAAGCCCACAAGGATGCCCATAAACGAACAATgtccaataataaaaaaatccacaTCCTCCCTTTTCGCAACTACAGaatcctctttttttctttttctttttggcatcataacaacccaaaaaatttcCAGTACACTACATCTACCAAGCACCAAGCCCGTTTTCCTCACTCTGAAAAACTTAGGATTCTCAAACAGTAATGCCGCACAGTATGCCATGTTGACTACTCAACCTGGTCTCCTAAATAGCCTTGTCCATAAAGCATGTACAATTGGACAATGGAGCATTAAATGATTCAAACAATTGTTCCACATTGCACACCAAACAGAAGAGAGGTACCAATAAGGTTTCCTCTGCACCATGTCACAGGCATTCACCCTCTCGTGAGCAATAACCCAAGGTAGAACCTGGACCTTATGTGGAGGATCATCAATTAGTTTCCAAGAATAGGCcttggaagaaaagaaactccTCATGAACACAGCACCCAGATTCTCTTATTCTACAAATATAGCACCAACAAGACATTTTCTAGAAACACAATGTAACAATTCTTCATAATCAATAACAGCAAATCAAGGTGTAAGGTTATTTAGAGCTGCAATCAAAATTTAATGAAATTgggtttataaataagaagCATGATTAGAagtatatcattttgaaccaTTTTATTATTACAACTTTATTCAAGTGCATAAAGATGCATCAATGCAAGGAGTCAAAAGAGCAGGAGAATATGTTAAACAATATTGAATGAACatcataaattaaatacaatcAAACAGGTTAAGAGTATAAGCTATGAAGTATAGGGTTACTTACTCAAAGCCACGTGGAGCAATTCGTAAAAGACGTAATGAAGGAGATAGGATCTGGAAAAAGTCTTTGTCTGGGGAGACAACCCGTACCTGTTAAAAAGTCAGTGCAATAAAAACGTAACAGAGAAGAATTAAAGAATTCATACaattcttttaactttttatacCATTATCCCGTTATGTGAATTATCAAAAACTAAACATAATCCCACTATGCCATTTATTGTTCAAAAATAGTTTCTTTTCAGAATTTAACCTTGTACCCAGTATCAACACTCCTAACAGCCAACGTTCCAATCACATCATCAGCTTCCACACCTGGCACCTGCCTTCGAGCAGCTCACAATCAATCACCACAACCAACAGGGTTAACTAGTCATATAAAGCTGTGATGTAGAGCTATTACCTCAATCACCTTAATGGACATAGCCTTAATGGAAGCTTTCAAGTATTGAAGGCCTTGGACAATGGTATCAGGTGTAGGGGGGCGATTGCTCTTGTATGCAGGGTATAAAGTATGACGAAAATTCAGCCCTTCAGATAAATAAAGATCATATTACAACACATCCCTCGTGAAAAAGAATCACGGATAATGGATCATATCTCTTAGCCAGCACATAGTTTTAaaacatcaaattttattGCAAACAGTTATTAAGTTCAGCAAGCACCCAACTCTAAGCAGTATCATGGaaataaggaaagaaaagtAACTGATTCATGCTGGGCAGAGAAGGggaataaaaagggaaaacaagGATGTCAGAATATATCCTAAAGTCAAAACTTCACACATGTAAATTACTTTAAGCTCAAGGCACAGGAAAGATAAATGGAAAGGAGGAAAACAAAGGGTAAGACTATGGTTAAGAGCATCTATGACATATATAATAAGATGCCACTCTAAATAGAGATAAATGGCACATAAGGGTAATTAAAAGCAAAGGAAGGTAGTTGGGGCATTGAACCACAGtaaaaattgatttaatcTAGTCAGAAATGTGATCAAGAAAGAGGTAAAATAAGCcctaaacaaaatattttcccTAGACCAATTTAAGAAGAAgttagaaaataaacaaacaacagTGAAAAGTACGTCTCTGATTTTACATATACAGTACCCAACAGTAAATTCCAAATTCAATATTCAGCATCCCCACAAGTGAAAAGGGATAGAGAGGgccccagagagagagagagagagagagagagagagagagagagagagagagagagatcagacAGATGTTACATGGACATGGGCATCCAGGTCTGGAATGTACAAGGTAACAGAGAAAAACACGTCTCAATTAACCATCTATAGTACCATACTCGTTGTTCCATCACCATATGGGAAAAAAAGGGAGCGGAAAATAAGTGACATTCAATTGAAATTATCATTGACCATCCTTACTTGTAAACTTTAGAATAAGAAACCTATCGTTGGCACAAGTGCCAACCAGAAACTTGCTCCACCAATGACAAtgagtgaaaacaaaaacaaggaaGCACTAAAAGAATAACACCCTAAATTTCTCGAAGAGAAACTTCAAGAGCATAGGCAAATCTTCTCTAGAAGGACCTTTAATATTCAAcagaatgaaaagaaaaggttgaAACTCTTTATAAATTTGAGTCATCGCTGTTGTGTTTTGGCTCGTCAAGATACCAAAGAGATCCACTCAGGATTGAGAAAATCAGTTCTGGGTAAGGAGGAAAGGTGCGCGCAAGATTTCTTACTAGAATTAGGAAATCCGTTATGGGCCTGTTTAATGAAcccaaaacttgaaaactggTACAAGATTCAGATATTTGTACATTCTTATAGATATTTTTAAGAAACTGACTCTTGCAAAGTTCTATATCGAGTGTCACAAAGTTTTTCTTATACGAAGCTAATAAAATCCGATGGCGAAAACATCGGCCAATACACCGATATTATCAGCCAATAGGAGCAGGAGTGGGTAACGCCTTCTAACAGAATAACCgtaacagaaaaataaaatatttgcaATCAGAAAGCAACAATTGgtacaataaaaaattgagatatttagtcatatacccattcttagcactaataatatagataaaccttacaccatttaatttctataaacaaacccaataaATGATAGCtagccctattgaatttaattttgattattaaattactttgattgcctattgagtgttttgggcctttttatgaggttttggggttgggtttgttttaagaaatcaatggcagttttgtaatttaaaagaagttaaaagcctttttgttatgttgtaaatgggctttggatgtgtttctaaagtccatttcatatagggtttttttataatttgggctcctatattgggtataatagtgaatctccctaaaaAATTCCAAGACTTTTAAAatacctataaatatatataaaaatttcatatgcatttgaatttgatattcATGTTGGCACATAGGAGGTAACTTGGGGTCGTCATATAACAATGGTAGGTACTTGATGACTACATTAGTTGTATCTTATCATTTAGGTAAACTCTGCACGTCTAACATATTATATAGAGTATTATTACAGGATACAACATCCTGTAAGTAATTGTGCATAAACCTCACAAGGCTTTCCAGGTACACATTCCTACCTACAAACCACCACGATTTACTTTTTCGGATTTGCTCACATTCTCAACTCCAACATATGACAAACtgagaaaaattaataaacaaattaaacatacCTTTTCctttaacattttctttggATGAAATACAAGTTTGACCAAATGAAACTCCTGAAAAGAGAAGGTTTGTCTTATCAAAATTAGGCTTGGAAAAATAGTTATGCGTAGCAAAGCATCTTGTAACCATAATTAGCCAGTGCCTGGAAGAAAGGTATGAGACTAGATAACAGTGTTCAACATCAACATTTAGATAATACCTTCTAGAAGCATATGCAACAAATATTATACGAGCACCCTAACCACTGAACACAAACCATTACTGGACTATTTTCAAAAGAATAGTCTCGTTTTTCTGCACAAGATTGAATGAGCAACTCTGGCTCTTTGTATTCTCtaaccacccaaaaaaaagagggaacAAAGTACTGTTTGTAGATTCTTATCCAAATCTATCATTCAAATAGAGATTTCACCCTCCAGAAATGCATAATATATGTTCAACTAATCTAACTACTTATTGATGCATGAGAGAAAATAGATAAGTCAATAAGCTCCTACAGTGGCATATTACATAAAAACCAAGAGACATTATGCATCATCAGAAGTAAGATCCTCTGGGAATATGTAGTTTACTAGTTGGATCATAAAGTGCTACTTTGGCATAACGCCCTTGAAGCTTATCCAGAAAGTTCATTACATGATAGCCCCGGTATGCAGTAGGTATTATATGAAACATAAGATGCACCTAAGCGCAATCTAGCACGAATATGCTGCCTAGAAGGAGCACCTTCTACATTCAAACTTAATTATCACTAATCATTCTACTAGATTCTTGAGACAATTTCATAAGCACTTCAAACACCATGTTCACATAAACCTATGCGTGATAAAATCATAGATCTTAGATAATAATAGCTGGGAGGACCAAAAGCCATTACCACCATTGCATGATGTATACAAAATATACTTAGTTATCAGTGCAAATATTTGTGAACATGAGAGATGGAGAGCTAAAGAGAAGGTGTAAGTGAAAGGAACGTTgggaaaaacaagaagaaaaaattattaaataaacagAGTAAGAAGTGGGGAAATCACCACAGTATATATGGAAATTTTTCCATCTGTAAAGAGGTCTGAGTGCGTTAATTTTGAAGTTTGACCACTTATCTACCATCAAAATAATAAGGCAAAAGCCATTATACGTAAATCTGCAGATAGTAGCTAAATCTTTATACAGTGAAAAATAGCCATCTAGACTTAAAAAGGCTCCTATGGTTGAAGTTGCAGTTCATTCTGAGGATATTTGAAATGCAATGATTGTTAGTTCCTAAATTTGACTTCCTCGTCCACCTTGTCATTACAACTCCTAGCAGTAAGTGGCTAGTTCATTTCTCTCGACTTCTTCATTTCCCTCATCATCGTTAGCTGCTTTTATCTACAGATAAATTATAGTATTTACCTGAAAAGATTTGAAAAATCAGGAAAAGTggaaccaagaaaaaaagaaacctcACACAAAGTGGCCCATTTTGACGGGGAAAATCCACTAGATTTATTGTAATTATGTTTTCCTAAAGATCTAGAGCAGTGGCATGTCCTGCAAAACCGCTCTGTACAACCTAAGTAACCTTGGGAGACATATGAATAGGTAATCTTGCTTCTGAAGGAAACACCCTGCCCCACTTACATATTGAGTACCCAAGCTAAACCCAACGTATACAGCATTCAAAAGATCTAAATGGTGATAAAAGGTAGAGCATTTAGTACAGTACACGTATATACAACATTTAAGCAAATCAAGTACAAAATGAAGTGGACAAAAATTTGTAACCCACCATCATGGTCAAACACCACCTGCATAAAAGgatgaacaaaagaagaaaaaaaatatattataagtACTTTCGTCCAATTAAAAGTTAAGGACAATTTCAGAAATACTCAAGaactgaaccaaaccaaagaaTACTGGCTGCATGtcctatttataaaataactaTTTGGTA
This window encodes:
- the LOC18791113 gene encoding uncharacterized protein LOC18791113 isoform X2 yields the protein MNVKWCYEFMASSHSSLLHIHSFSLRRSFRLFARSFSSIQSPKKLDSLRFSPIKSPKGYCNISCSFNSALPGVVRENGDAAFYSKSEQVLCGDMPLGSVKQEEKTVNSNPSDGRVMLIDGTSIIYRAYYKLLAKLHHGHLSHADGNGDWVLTIFSALSLIIDVLKFTPSHVAVVFDHDGVSFGQTCISSKENVKGKGLNFRHTLYPAYKSNRPPTPDTIVQGLQYLKASIKAMSIKVIEVPGVEADDVIGTLAVRSVDTGYKVRVVSPDKDFFQILSPSLRLLRIAPRGFDMVSFGMEEFAIKYGSLQPSQFVDVISLVGDKCDNIPGVDGIGNVHAVQLITKFGTLENLLHCVDQVEEERIRKILITSADQAVLSKNLALLRSDLPFYMVPFTTNDLAFQKPEDNGEKFTSLLTAISAYAEGFSADPIIRRAFYLWNKLGKT
- the LOC18791113 gene encoding uncharacterized protein LOC18791113 isoform X1 — translated: MNVKWCYEFMASSHSSLLHIHSFSLRRSFRLFARSFSSIQSPKKLDSLRFSPIKSPKGYCNISCSFNSALPGVVRENGDAAFYSKSEQVLCGDMPLGSVKQEEKTVNSNPSDGRVMLIDGTSIIYRAYYKLLAKLHHGHLSHADGNGDWVLTIFSALSLIIDVLKFTPSHVAVVFDHDDKWSNFKINALRPLYRWKNFHIYCGVSFGQTCISSKENVKGKGLNFRHTLYPAYKSNRPPTPDTIVQGLQYLKASIKAMSIKVIEVPGVEADDVIGTLAVRSVDTGYKVRVVSPDKDFFQILSPSLRLLRIAPRGFDMVSFGMEEFAIKYGSLQPSQFVDVISLVGDKCDNIPGVDGIGNVHAVQLITKFGTLENLLHCVDQVEEERIRKILITSADQAVLSKNLALLRSDLPFYMVPFTTNDLAFQKPEDNGEKFTSLLTAISAYAEGFSADPIIRRAFYLWNKLGKT
- the LOC18791113 gene encoding uncharacterized protein LOC18791113 isoform X3; the protein is MNVKWCYEFMASSHSSLLHIHSFSLRRSFRLFARSFSSIQSPKKLDSLRFSPIKSPKGYCNISCSFNSALPGVVRENGDAAFYSKSEQVLCGDMPLGSVKQEEKTVNSNPSDGRVMLIDGTSIIYRAYYKLLAKLHHGHLSHADGNGDWVLTIFSALSLIIDVLKFTPSHVAVVFDHDGLNFRHTLYPAYKSNRPPTPDTIVQGLQYLKASIKAMSIKVIEVPGVEADDVIGTLAVRSVDTGYKVRVVSPDKDFFQILSPSLRLLRIAPRGFDMVSFGMEEFAIKYGSLQPSQFVDVISLVGDKCDNIPGVDGIGNVHAVQLITKFGTLENLLHCVDQVEEERIRKILITSADQAVLSKNLALLRSDLPFYMVPFTTNDLAFQKPEDNGEKFTSLLTAISAYAEGFSADPIIRRAFYLWNKLGKT